The following are from one region of the Luteibaculum oceani genome:
- a CDS encoding pinensin family lanthipeptide: MKKKLSIKDLEVKSFVTSLNDAQSHQHQGLGTNPLRCNSNIVQCGSQVDACVTAQICYPSRATCLTNNVSMLLYDCPL; encoded by the coding sequence ATGAAAAAGAAACTTTCAATTAAAGATTTAGAGGTAAAAAGTTTTGTTACTTCCCTCAACGATGCTCAATCTCATCAGCATCAGGGTTTAGGAACAAATCCACTAAGATGTAATTCAAATATTGTACAATGTGGGTCTCAGGTAGATGCGTGCGTAACCGCTCAAATTTGTTATCCATCAAGGGCTACCTGCCTAACCAATAATGTAAGCATGCTATTATATGATTGTCCTCTATAG
- a CDS encoding choice-of-anchor tandem repeat GloVer-containing protein — protein MKIRELLSKKTSSFLLLLCLQSFYLSNHAFADIIESNKIKSTIDGCLIDKSKTLEEDKTICSNSATTIQINGSQNSYLYQLVNKATNQNEGDPVLGTGGAITLPTGAITSLTTFLVKVSCDPTSQAEALHDEITISVVEDTEAPIAKAKDITLAIDGNGTLTITPEQIDNGSTDNCEIASMSVSPNTFEENQLGENTVTLTVTDKSGNSSQAKAFVSVGTHAFYGMTYSGGNGNHGVLFKFDPIDGSLHPQHNFDNVQTGSRPSGTLIEVNGKLYGMTHFGGAFNKGVLFEFDPSDNTISKIFDFDGANFGANPFGSLTEQNGKLYGLTKWGGVNDMGVLFEYDPSNNSISKKVDFEYTTKGRNPYGSLTIANGKLYGMTYDGGVFGHGVLFEFNPADNSFIKKIDLEATNKGRNPYGSLTLANEKLYGMTYGGGTSNHGVLFEFNPTDNSFTKKIDFDGSNKGQAAHGSLTLANGKLYGMTYGGGASTSGVLFQFNPADNSFTKKIDFDNTNKGRNPYGSLTLANGKLYGMTSSGGISNYGVLFEFNPTDNSFTKKVDFNGSNGRSPFGDLTSVIIVPSCSIAEQTAEADKSICPNTTTTITVNGSETGVNYQLFNKANDQSVGNAVAGTGQAITLTTNELSETTTFYVKATNAEDESCKLNLADEIKITVEDKVAPTLNVSILKVYLNVNGVVEISGENFRSFAQDNCSDQSALNISVSKTTFNCDNIGGNPVSVTLTDEQNNSKSYNVTVTVLDNIKPKVKVKNTNIYLDENGKAILSTDQIDNGSSDNCSFTLSVTKSSFTCANLGENTVYLTARDQRRNQNTKGATVTVLDTIAPTVKTNSITLLITQNTGKAFLEPFHINHGSFDNCGIKNLRVSRSEFTCSDIEQGSSAEGIKVWLIAEDASKNIDSAITTVWLENENTFQFESITACRSYTWPNNNQTYYSSGWYEHVYTNRFGCDSIGWLNLTINETYEDTIKHTSCTAYTWDANDEMYFSSGLYKATLTTDQGCDYDVYLDLIIQPRTGEQTVFACDPFTWDNGTTYDKSGTYTWETTSNNGCDSIATLFLTMVKADTTWLNVSACESYNWKRNDATYTESGIYSLKLTNKHGCDSILMLDLEILEPTASSTQLSSCSAITWNNLEIEQSGIYKVLLTNANGCDSTATLAFTRLEESTKEIFETSCGSYLWEVANTTLDKSGVYTHILKGANKNGCDSILSLNLTINQATFGDTTLTACGEYVSKAGNTYTKSGTYKEFFTNAKGCDSTYTINLTVVTYKDQHWYAEACESFTSRMGNTYTESGTYIERIQTSEGCFYNRYLHITINKSVKDTITVTNCNQYSWEGEVYTQSGSYTKSFKTDKGCDSTVTLNLTIFEPTASEITVSACKKYDWVIAKRTLNESGTYTHTTSNAKGCDSTITLNLTILAEIKTQLNVSSCEPYTWSNTNETYANTGVYTDTLTSVNGCDSIVELNLTIKPLEYNFVEMENGFMVTGNDITVNWFNCQDLTNPLPKANDSTFIPQQDGEYLFVVTNGACSDTSDCYSYTTTSITQFNKLDTDISVYPNPGNGLYTVEITANQSTNLSFNVFNAAGKLVWSENPKRTSQGFVIDIQNFADGVYFLQIMDGELPLNHIQLIKH, from the coding sequence ATGAAAATAAGGGAGTTACTATCCAAAAAAACAAGTAGTTTTCTTTTGCTACTTTGTTTACAATCCTTTTATCTAAGTAACCATGCTTTTGCGGACATCATCGAATCTAATAAGATTAAGAGTACAATAGATGGATGTCTAATTGACAAAAGCAAAACACTAGAAGAAGACAAAACCATTTGTAGCAATTCGGCAACTACGATACAGATAAATGGTTCGCAGAATTCTTATTTGTACCAACTTGTAAACAAGGCAACCAATCAAAACGAAGGTGACCCAGTGCTTGGTACGGGAGGAGCAATTACCCTACCGACTGGAGCTATTACCTCTTTAACTACTTTTTTGGTAAAGGTTTCATGTGATCCAACCTCCCAGGCTGAAGCACTGCATGATGAAATCACCATTTCGGTTGTTGAGGATACAGAAGCCCCAATTGCAAAAGCAAAAGATATTACGCTTGCTATCGATGGAAATGGGACTTTAACCATTACACCAGAGCAAATAGACAATGGAAGTACAGACAACTGTGAAATTGCCTCCATGTCGGTAAGTCCAAATACTTTCGAAGAAAACCAGCTGGGCGAAAACACAGTAACTTTAACTGTAACCGATAAGAGCGGAAATTCATCGCAGGCGAAGGCGTTTGTTTCAGTTGGTACTCATGCCTTCTATGGTATGACCTATTCGGGAGGAAATGGAAACCATGGGGTGCTTTTTAAATTCGACCCTATAGATGGTTCTTTGCACCCTCAACACAATTTTGACAACGTACAAACTGGTAGTCGTCCCTCCGGAACCCTAATTGAAGTAAATGGGAAACTGTACGGAATGACTCATTTTGGAGGAGCATTTAATAAGGGGGTTTTATTTGAGTTTGATCCATCTGATAATACGATTTCTAAAATATTTGATTTTGATGGGGCCAATTTCGGAGCAAACCCCTTCGGGTCACTTACGGAGCAAAACGGAAAGCTTTATGGATTAACGAAATGGGGCGGCGTTAATGATATGGGAGTACTCTTTGAATATGACCCATCCAATAATTCGATTTCTAAAAAAGTAGACTTTGAATATACCACTAAAGGGAGAAACCCATATGGCTCACTTACCATAGCCAATGGGAAGCTTTATGGTATGACATACGATGGTGGGGTATTTGGTCATGGCGTGCTATTCGAGTTCAACCCTGCAGATAACTCCTTTATCAAAAAAATAGACCTTGAGGCTACCAATAAAGGGAGAAACCCCTATGGATCGCTTACACTAGCCAATGAGAAACTTTATGGTATGACATATGGTGGGGGGACATCTAATCACGGCGTACTTTTCGAGTTCAACCCTACAGATAACTCCTTTACTAAAAAAATAGACTTTGATGGGTCTAATAAAGGACAAGCCGCCCATGGATCGCTTACACTAGCTAATGGGAAACTTTATGGTATGACATATGGTGGCGGGGCATCTACTTCCGGCGTACTTTTCCAGTTCAATCCAGCAGATAACTCCTTTACTAAAAAAATAGACTTTGATAACACCAATAAAGGGAGAAACCCATATGGCTCGCTAACCCTGGCCAATGGGAAACTTTATGGTATGACATCCAGTGGAGGGATATCTAATTACGGAGTGCTATTCGAGTTCAACCCTACAGATAACTCCTTTACTAAAAAAGTAGATTTTAATGGCTCCAATGGAAGATCACCCTTTGGAGATTTAACCTCTGTTATCATAGTTCCCTCCTGCTCTATCGCCGAGCAAACTGCAGAGGCAGACAAAAGCATTTGCCCCAACACTACAACTACCATTACAGTAAACGGCTCGGAAACAGGAGTAAATTACCAGCTATTTAACAAAGCAAACGACCAAAGTGTTGGAAATGCTGTTGCAGGTACTGGCCAAGCCATTACGCTTACAACCAACGAATTGTCTGAGACCACTACCTTCTACGTTAAGGCTACCAATGCCGAAGACGAAAGCTGTAAGCTAAATTTGGCTGATGAAATTAAAATTACCGTAGAAGACAAAGTAGCTCCTACCCTTAATGTTTCTATTTTAAAAGTTTACCTAAACGTAAATGGTGTGGTAGAAATCTCTGGAGAAAACTTTAGATCTTTTGCGCAGGACAATTGCTCCGATCAAAGTGCCCTTAACATCTCGGTTTCTAAAACTACTTTCAATTGCGATAACATTGGAGGAAATCCTGTAAGTGTTACTCTTACCGATGAACAGAATAACAGTAAATCCTATAATGTAACGGTAACCGTTTTAGATAACATTAAACCAAAGGTTAAGGTTAAAAACACCAATATCTATTTAGATGAAAACGGTAAGGCGATCCTTTCCACAGACCAAATAGATAATGGATCTTCAGACAACTGTAGTTTTACACTTAGTGTTACCAAATCTTCTTTTACCTGTGCTAATCTCGGTGAAAACACGGTGTATTTAACTGCCAGGGACCAAAGAAGAAACCAAAACACCAAAGGTGCTACCGTTACGGTATTAGATACCATTGCTCCTACCGTGAAAACAAATAGTATAACTCTTTTAATAACCCAAAACACGGGTAAGGCCTTTTTAGAACCATTCCACATCAATCATGGCTCATTCGATAATTGTGGGATAAAAAACCTTAGGGTTAGCAGATCTGAATTCACCTGTAGCGATATAGAACAAGGTTCTAGTGCCGAAGGAATAAAGGTATGGCTAATTGCAGAAGACGCAAGTAAAAATATCGACTCGGCTATAACAACTGTCTGGTTAGAAAATGAAAACACTTTCCAGTTTGAGTCGATTACCGCATGTAGAAGTTATACTTGGCCTAATAATAACCAGACCTATTACAGTTCAGGATGGTATGAACACGTCTACACCAACAGGTTTGGATGCGATTCTATCGGATGGCTGAACCTTACCATTAATGAAACTTACGAGGACACTATAAAGCATACCTCATGTACAGCTTACACTTGGGATGCCAATGATGAAATGTACTTTAGTTCTGGACTGTATAAGGCAACACTAACTACCGATCAAGGATGTGATTACGATGTTTATCTTGACTTAATCATACAACCTAGAACTGGAGAACAAACCGTATTTGCTTGCGATCCTTTCACTTGGGATAACGGAACAACTTACGATAAGTCGGGTACCTACACATGGGAAACTACTTCTAATAACGGGTGTGACTCTATTGCTACGCTTTTCCTAACTATGGTAAAGGCAGATACCACTTGGTTAAATGTTAGTGCTTGTGAAAGCTATAACTGGAAAAGAAATGATGCCACTTACACTGAGTCTGGAATCTACTCACTCAAGCTGACAAACAAGCACGGATGTGATTCTATTCTTATGTTGGATCTTGAAATTCTTGAGCCAACCGCTTCCAGTACACAACTGTCATCTTGTTCTGCAATTACTTGGAATAACCTAGAAATTGAGCAGTCTGGTATTTATAAAGTACTGCTTACCAATGCTAATGGGTGCGACTCTACAGCTACTCTTGCATTTACCCGTCTTGAGGAAAGTACCAAGGAAATCTTCGAAACCAGCTGTGGGAGCTACTTATGGGAAGTAGCCAACACTACCCTAGATAAATCGGGTGTATATACCCATATCCTTAAAGGCGCTAACAAAAATGGTTGCGATAGTATCCTTTCGCTTAACCTTACCATTAACCAAGCTACTTTTGGTGATACTACGCTAACCGCTTGTGGAGAGTACGTTTCCAAAGCAGGAAACACCTACACCAAATCGGGTACCTATAAGGAGTTCTTTACCAACGCTAAAGGGTGTGATAGTACGTATACCATCAACCTTACGGTAGTAACTTACAAAGATCAACATTGGTATGCTGAAGCTTGTGAGTCGTTTACCTCTAGAATGGGAAATACCTACACAGAATCGGGTACCTACATAGAACGTATCCAAACTTCAGAAGGATGTTTCTACAATCGTTACTTGCATATTACCATTAACAAATCGGTTAAAGACACCATAACTGTTACCAATTGTAACCAGTACTCTTGGGAAGGAGAAGTGTATACGCAAAGTGGAAGCTATACCAAATCTTTTAAAACAGATAAAGGCTGCGATTCCACAGTAACGCTTAACCTTACCATTTTTGAGCCTACAGCTAGCGAAATAACGGTTAGTGCTTGTAAAAAGTACGATTGGGTAATTGCCAAAAGAACCCTAAACGAATCGGGTACATATACCCACACCACTTCTAACGCTAAGGGTTGTGATAGTACCATAACCCTTAACCTAACCATTTTAGCAGAGATTAAAACTCAGCTAAACGTTAGCTCTTGTGAGCCTTATACTTGGAGTAACACTAACGAAACATACGCTAATACGGGAGTATATACCGATACCCTTACTTCTGTTAACGGTTGTGATAGTATTGTGGAACTAAACCTTACCATTAAACCACTAGAATACAACTTTGTGGAAATGGAAAATGGATTTATGGTAACAGGAAACGATATCACTGTAAACTGGTTTAACTGCCAAGATCTAACTAACCCGCTTCCTAAAGCTAACGACAGCACCTTTATTCCACAACAAGATGGCGAATACCTATTTGTTGTAACCAACGGTGCTTGTTCCGATACTTCGGATTGTTACAGTTACACCACAACATCCATTACCCAATTTAATAAGCTTGATACCGATATAAGCGTGTATCCAAACCCAGGTAATGGACTTTACACAGTGGAAATAACAGCCAACCAAAGCACCAACCTTAGCTTCAATGTATTTAACGCGGCAGGAAAATTGGTTTGGTCGGAAAACCCAAAAAGAACAAGTCAGGGATTTGTAATCGATATTCAGAATTTTGCGGACGGGGTCTACTTCCTACAAATTATGGATGGAGAACTACCATTAAATCACATCCAACTGATTAAACATTAA
- a CDS encoding transketolase family protein: MKIEVLGHKDTRSGFGDGLTELGRKNPNVVALCADLTGSLKMNAFQDENPDRFFQVGIAEANMMGIAAGLATNGKIPFTGTFANFSTGRVFDQIRQSIAYSDKNVKICASHAGLTLGEDGATHQILEDLAMMKALPNMTVINPCDYNQTKAATLAIAEHNGPVYLRFGRPKMPIFIPEDTPFEIGKALTIQKGTDISIFATGHLVWKAIEAAKVLEADGISCEIINIHTIKPLDEDAILESVSKTGCCISAEEHQIAGGLGESIARVLVKRNPKPMEFVGVKDQFGESGKPDELLDKYGCGVADVITAAKRAISRK; this comes from the coding sequence ATGAAAATTGAAGTACTAGGACATAAAGATACCCGCTCTGGATTTGGAGACGGTCTTACCGAATTAGGAAGAAAAAACCCAAACGTGGTTGCACTTTGTGCCGATTTAACGGGATCTCTTAAAATGAACGCTTTCCAGGATGAAAATCCCGATCGTTTTTTTCAAGTAGGTATTGCAGAAGCCAACATGATGGGTATTGCTGCTGGTTTAGCTACCAACGGTAAAATTCCTTTCACTGGTACCTTTGCAAACTTCTCTACCGGTAGAGTGTTCGACCAAATCCGTCAATCTATTGCTTACTCGGATAAAAACGTAAAAATATGTGCCTCTCACGCAGGATTAACGCTGGGTGAGGATGGAGCTACCCATCAAATCCTTGAAGATTTGGCAATGATGAAGGCGCTTCCGAACATGACGGTAATTAATCCTTGCGATTACAACCAAACTAAAGCGGCAACCCTGGCAATAGCTGAGCATAACGGACCGGTTTACCTACGATTTGGAAGACCTAAAATGCCCATTTTTATTCCGGAAGACACTCCTTTTGAAATAGGAAAAGCCCTTACCATCCAAAAGGGAACGGACATTTCTATTTTCGCTACAGGGCATTTAGTATGGAAAGCCATTGAAGCTGCCAAAGTGCTTGAGGCCGATGGAATTTCTTGCGAGATTATTAATATCCACACCATCAAACCGCTTGATGAAGACGCCATTTTAGAATCGGTTTCTAAAACAGGTTGTTGCATCTCTGCCGAAGAACACCAAATTGCAGGTGGACTAGGAGAAAGCATCGCCAGAGTATTGGTAAAAAGAAACCCAAAACCAATGGAGTTTGTTGGGGTAAAAGACCAGTTTGGAGAAAGTGGTAAACCCGATGAATTACTAGATAAATATGGATGTGGTGTTGCGGATGTAATTACCGCTGCAAAAAGAGCTATTAGCAGAAAGTAG
- a CDS encoding transketolase has protein sequence MADINELKRICSQVRRDIVRMVHGAASGHPGGSLGCVEYFVALYFHVLKHNPNAFSMEGKNEDLFFLSNGHISPVWYSVLARSGYFSVDELATFRKLNSRLQGHPTTHEGLPGVRVASGSLGQGLSVAIGAALGKKLDGDNSLVYTLHGDGELQEGQIWEAAMYAAAHKVDNLISAVDYNGRQIDGDVDQVLSLGDLKGKFEAFGWTTLKCNGNNIEELLKCLDEAKSLTGKGKPVMILMVTEMGQGVDYMMGTHKWHGVAPNDEQLEKALDQLEETLGDY, from the coding sequence ATGGCCGATATCAACGAGTTAAAAAGAATTTGCTCGCAAGTTCGCAGAGATATTGTTAGAATGGTGCACGGCGCAGCCTCAGGACACCCAGGTGGATCCCTTGGATGCGTAGAGTATTTTGTTGCACTTTATTTCCACGTTTTAAAGCACAATCCAAACGCATTTAGCATGGAAGGAAAAAACGAAGATTTATTTTTCCTTTCCAACGGACATATTTCTCCGGTTTGGTACTCGGTATTGGCGCGTTCTGGATACTTTTCAGTTGATGAATTGGCAACTTTCAGAAAATTAAACTCAAGATTACAAGGACACCCCACTACGCACGAAGGTCTTCCAGGTGTTCGTGTAGCTAGTGGATCACTAGGACAAGGACTTAGCGTTGCTATTGGAGCTGCTTTAGGGAAAAAGCTCGATGGAGACAACAGCCTAGTGTATACGCTTCATGGAGACGGAGAACTACAGGAAGGTCAGATTTGGGAAGCAGCAATGTACGCTGCAGCGCACAAAGTGGATAACTTAATTAGTGCGGTAGATTACAACGGTCGTCAGATTGACGGAGATGTAGATCAGGTTCTTTCTTTAGGTGACTTAAAAGGAAAATTCGAAGCATTTGGTTGGACTACCCTAAAATGCAACGGGAATAATATTGAAGAATTACTTAAGTGCTTGGATGAGGCAAAATCGTTAACGGGTAAAGGAAAACCTGTTATGATTTTAATGGTAACCGAAATGGGCCAGGGTGTAGATTACATGATGGGTACCCACAAGTGGCACGGTGTTGCTCCTAACGACGAGCAGCTAGAAAAAGCTTTGGATCAACTCGAAGAAACCCTTGGTGATTACTAA